CCTATGCCATGGGCGTCGCCCATCTCGGCGACCGGGTCCTCGGCGGCATGCCGATCCAGGGGGCTTGGCCCAAGGATCAGCCCATGCTGAGCAAGGATCACAGCCAGGAATTGCAGGAGCGCCTCGCCCGCCTCGGGCTCTATGAAGGCGATGCGGACGGCAAGCTCGGCTCCAAGACCCGGGAGGCCGTGCGGAACTTCCAGCTGCGCCGTGGCTTGATCCCGGATGGATATGCCGATTATGCGGTCCTGCGCGAACTGCGCACGACCCGCTGACGGAGCTCCCGCAAGGCTCTATACTCAAGGCTGGTCCGGACAGAAGTGGAACCGCCGATGTCGTTAGCGCCGATTCTTCGCCCTCTGACCCTGACTTTGCTGCTTGCCGTCGGTGCAAGCGGCGCTGCCCTGGCCCAATCCGGCTATTACCAGCCGCAGGGCCAGCGCGATCTCAGAGCCTATCCGCCCGGTTATTATCCCGGAAAGCTCGTCCAGCCCGCCCAGCCCCAACAGCAGCAGGGCTTCAGCCTCCGGCGCTTCTTCGGGGTGCCGGACGAGCCGCCGCCGGCGGCCCGCACGCCCGTGGTCCGCCCCCGCAAGTCCGCCCCGCCCGCGACGGCCACGGCCAAGCAGGAGAAGCCGAAGGTCGATCCGAGCACCTTCGTGGTGGTGTTCGGGGATGCCCTGGCCGGCTATGCCCGCCAGGGACTCGAAGCGCATTTCGCCGAGAACCAGGACGTGGCGGTGGTGCCGAAGGTCCGGGACATGGGCCTGGTGCGCGTCGACCCTGCCGACTGGCCCAACTTCATCAGGTCGACCCTGGACGAAGGCCAGAAGACGAGTGTCGCCGTGGTGGTGCTGGGAACGAGCGACCGGCAGGCGATCAAGGATGGCGACAACACCGTCGAGCCCCTGTCGGACCGGTGGAAGGAGCTCTATCGCCAACGGGTCGATGCGATCGTGGCCACGTTCAAGGAGCGCGGGATCCCGCTGGTGTGGATCGGTCTTCCGCCGATGAAGAACAGCAAGGCGTCCGAGGATCTGGTCGTCATCAACGAGATCTACAAGGAGAGCGTCCAGCGCGGCGGCGGCACCTATGTGGATATCTGGCCGGGCTTCGTGGACGACGAGAACCGGTACACGGCCGACGGGCCCGACGTGGATGGCGAGCCCGCCAAGCTGCGCACCAACGAGGGCGTGTTCTTCACCCGCGCGGGCGCCCGCAAGGTCGCCTTCTTCGCCGACACGGAGATCAAGCGGATCCTGGGCAAGGGTGGTACGGCCGTGGCAGCTCCTGCCAGTCCGGCTGACATCACGCCTGCCGATGGATCGTCCGCTCCCTCGATCGAGGCGGCGATCCCGGCACCGCCGGATGCGGCCGCGCCGGTCTCCCTGCCCTCGAAGCCCCTGGTCGGTCCGGTCCTTCCCCTGACCCGTCAGGACGTGACGCCGGGCGGGACCCTGGTCTCGGCCCCGCCGAAGCTCACAGGGGACAACGCCTATACGGTGCAGCGCGCCCTGCGGGTGGGCATCGCCCCAGGCTCGCGCCCGGGGCGGGCGGACGATTTCCGATGGCCGAACAACTGAAGACAAACAGACAATAAAAAGCGGCGGCCCATTTGCGCGATGGGCCGCCGCTTCCCTTCTAAGAGGTGGATGGATCAGACCGGCAGGTCGCTCCCGCCCATCAGGAAGGTGTCGATGGAACGCGCGGCTTGGCGGCCTTCGCGGATGGCCCAGACGACCAGGGACTGGCCCCGGCGCATGTCGCCGGCCACGAAGACCTTCTCGCTCGAGGTCCGGTAGCTCCGGTCGTCCGCCACCACGTTGCCGCGACGGTCCATGGCCACGCCGGATTCGTCCAGCAGGCCTTCCTTCACCGAGCCGGCGAAGCCGATGGCGATGAAGACGAGGTCGGCCTTGAGGATGAACTCGCTGCCCGGAATCGGCTGGCGCTTCTCGTCCACGCGAGCGCATTGCACACCGGTGGCCTGGCCCTTCTTGCCGACGATGCCGAGAGTGGCGGCCTGGAACTCGCGCTCCGCGCCTTCGGCCTGAGAGGACGAGGTGCGCATCTTCGTCGGCCAATAGGGCCATACGGTCAGCTTGTCCTCGCGCTCCGGCGGCTTGGGGCGGATGTCGAGCTGCGTGACCGAGAGGGCGCCCTGGCGGAACGCGGTGCCGACGCAGTCGGAGGCGGTGTCGCCGCCGCCGATGACGACCACGTTCTTGCCGGCCGCGAGGATCGGCTCCATCGTCACGGCTTCGCCGCCCACGCGCTGGTTCGACTGGGTGAGATAGGGCATTGCGTAGTACACGCCCTTCAGGTCCTGGCCCGGCAGGTTCGGGTTGCGCGGATCCTCCGCGCCGCCGGCGAACAGCACCGCGTCGAACTCGTTGTGGAGCGACGCGAAGCTCTTGTCGACGCCGATGTTTACGCCGCAATGGAAGACGACGCCTTCCGCTTCCATCTGCTTCACGCGACGGTCGATGTGGTACTTCTCCATCTTGAAGTCCGGGATGCCGTAGCGCAGCAGGCCGCCGGGCTTCGCCTGGCGCTCGAACACGTGCACCTCGTGGCCCACGCGGGCGAGCTGCTGGGCGGCCGCCATGCCGGCCGGTCCCGAGCCGATCACGGCGACGCGCTTGCCCGTGGAGAAGCCCGCGGGCTCCGGCTTCACGAAGCCCATGTCCCAGGCCTTGTCGGCGATGGCCTGCTCGATGGTCTTGATGGTGACCGGCTGGTTTTCCAGGTTGAGCGTGCAGGCTTCCTCACAGGGGGCAGGACAGATGCGGCCCGTGAATTCGGGGAAGTTATTGGTGGTGTGGAGGTTGCGCGCAGCCTCCTCCCAGTCGTTCTGCCAGACCAGATCGTTCCAGTCGGGAATCTGGTTGTGCACCGGACAGCCCGTCGGCCCGTGGCAGAACGGAATGCCGCAATCCATGCAGCGTCCAGCCTGCTTCTTCAGGTCGTTGTCGTCGAGCGGCAGCGTGAACTCACGGAAGTGGCGCACGCGTTCTCCGGCGAGCTGATACTTCTGCTCCTGCCGGTCGTATTCGAGAAAGCCTGTGACCTTGCCCATCGGTTTGCCCCTTAATCCTTATTCCGCCGCCTGCAGGTTCCGGAGACGATCCATCTCCTGGAGCGCGCGGCGATACTCGACCGGCATGACCTTCACGAACTTGGTGCGATAGGTTGCCCAGTTGTCCAGGATCTCCTTGGCGCGCGTCGAGCCCGTATAGGTGTGGTGATTGGTGATGAGCTGCATCAGGCGCTCTTCATCGGGGCCTGACATGTTGGCCATGATGTCGATGCGGCCCTTGGTCTCCAGGTCGCCGCCGTGATGGTGGAGGCGGCGCATCAGGTCCTCCTCCTCCTCGACGGGTTCGAGATCGACCATGGACAGATTGCAGCGCTTGCCGAACGTGCCGTCCTCGTCGAGCACATAGGCGATGCCGCCCGACATGCCCGCCGCGAAGTTGCGGCCGGTCTGGCCGAGCACGACCACGAGGCCGCCGGTCATGTATTCGCAGCCGTGATCGCCGGTGCCTTCCACCACCGCGATTGCGCCGGAATTGCGCACGGCGAAACGCTCGCCTGCGACGCCGCGGAAATACGCTTCCCCCGCGATGGCGCCATACATCACCGTGTTGCCGACCACGATGGAGTTCTCAGGCAGAGCCTTCGAGGCCGGGGACGGGCTGATGATGATCTTGCCGCCCGACAGGCCCTTGCCGACATAGTCGTTGGCTTCGCCTTCGAGGTTGAGCG
This region of Microvirga mediterraneensis genomic DNA includes:
- a CDS encoding glutamate synthase subunit beta, giving the protein MGKVTGFLEYDRQEQKYQLAGERVRHFREFTLPLDDNDLKKQAGRCMDCGIPFCHGPTGCPVHNQIPDWNDLVWQNDWEEAARNLHTTNNFPEFTGRICPAPCEEACTLNLENQPVTIKTIEQAIADKAWDMGFVKPEPAGFSTGKRVAVIGSGPAGMAAAQQLARVGHEVHVFERQAKPGGLLRYGIPDFKMEKYHIDRRVKQMEAEGVVFHCGVNIGVDKSFASLHNEFDAVLFAGGAEDPRNPNLPGQDLKGVYYAMPYLTQSNQRVGGEAVTMEPILAAGKNVVVIGGGDTASDCVGTAFRQGALSVTQLDIRPKPPEREDKLTVWPYWPTKMRTSSSQAEGAEREFQAATLGIVGKKGQATGVQCARVDEKRQPIPGSEFILKADLVFIAIGFAGSVKEGLLDESGVAMDRRGNVVADDRSYRTSSEKVFVAGDMRRGQSLVVWAIREGRQAARSIDTFLMGGSDLPV
- a CDS encoding SGNH/GDSL hydrolase family protein → MSLAPILRPLTLTLLLAVGASGAALAQSGYYQPQGQRDLRAYPPGYYPGKLVQPAQPQQQQGFSLRRFFGVPDEPPPAARTPVVRPRKSAPPATATAKQEKPKVDPSTFVVVFGDALAGYARQGLEAHFAENQDVAVVPKVRDMGLVRVDPADWPNFIRSTLDEGQKTSVAVVVLGTSDRQAIKDGDNTVEPLSDRWKELYRQRVDAIVATFKERGIPLVWIGLPPMKNSKASEDLVVINEIYKESVQRGGGTYVDIWPGFVDDENRYTADGPDVDGEPAKLRTNEGVFFTRAGARKVAFFADTEIKRILGKGGTAVAAPASPADITPADGSSAPSIEAAIPAPPDAAAPVSLPSKPLVGPVLPLTRQDVTPGGTLVSAPPKLTGDNAYTVQRALRVGIAPGSRPGRADDFRWPNN